The DNA sequence CCTTTCTCCCCCCCCAGGCCGGTATACCCGCGCTTCTCCTGGCTCTCCAAGTCTTTTTCTGCCCCGAATCTCCTCGTTGGTATATGCTCAAGGGGCGCTACCGCGAGGCCTTCAATTCTCTTGCTCGTCTCAGACACACCAAGCTACAAGCCGCTCGCGACATCTACTGTACGTTGTTCTCTGCGGTACGGCCCCCCACATGAGCTCAAGACATATCACTCTATAACATATAGACATCCACGTCCTTTTAGAAGCCGAAAAAGACATCAACATGCATCGCCGGAACAGGCTCTTTGAACTCTTCACTGTCCCTCGTAACCGTCGGGCCACCACTGCTTCCTTCATTGTCATGTTCATGTAAGCTTCTACCCTCGCACTCAAAACTGATTGATTTACCTTCTCTTCACCCTTAGGCAACAGTTCTGTGGTATCAATGTGATCGCTTACTATTCTACGAACATCTTCGTTCAGGCCAAATTCACTGAATTGCAAGCTTTGGTTGCATCTTGGGGATTCGGTATGATCAACTGGCTCTTCGCCATTCCAGCCATCTACACCATCGATACCTTTGGTCGTCGCAACTTGTTGCTAACTACCTTTCCACTTATGGCCATTTTCTTGCTCATGACTGGTTTCGCCTTGTGAGTGCTCGCTGTTCACTTCCGTCCCTCCGCTGAGGTGATATTACAGCTGGATCCCCTTCGACCCAAATAACCCTCATGGCGCACGCATTGCCGTTGTCGCCCTCGGTATTTACCTATTCGCAATGGCTTACTCCCCAGGAGAAGGTCCTGTACCATTTACGTACTCTGCCGAAGCGTTCCCTCTATATGTTCGTGACATTGGAATGTCCTTTGCTACGGCTATCCTTTGGTTCTTGTATGTCTTCTTCGATACCAATCCCATTCGTTTCCGTTCTCACTCCACAAATTTAGCAACTTCATTTTGGCACTCACCTGGCCGCGATTACAGGGTGCATTCAAGCCCCAAGGTGCATTTGGTTGGTATGCCGCATGGAAGTATGTTCTTTGGTCCCTCTGCATATCCTTTTTGACTGACGTTGATGTCCAAGCGTCATCGGTTTCATAGCGGTTCTATTTTTTGTTCCCGAAACGAAAGCGCTATCGCTCGAAGAGTTGGACCAAGGTACGTCTACCCATATTGAGATCCTTGGAGCCCCGGCTCAACCATTCGTTGCACAAACAGTCTTCAGCGTTCCGACACACACGCATGCTGCGTATCAACTAAAGGCACTGCCTCATAATATCAAGAAATATATCTTCAGGATGAAGGTCAAAGATCTACCCCCGTTGTATGAACACGAAGGATCTGTAGGGACAAAAACATATGCTCCTGGTGGTGTGGGCCATGCTTGATTAACGACTTATCATTCAATGACGACAAAATGGGGAGAATTATTTATTCCTTCCACCTTATTAATATCCACCATCCACCCATCGCTCAATGGTTGAAACCTTGTATTTCACAATTATGTGTACTCCTCGAGTATTTCCTAATATTTCCTAAGTATGAATCTTGAGCGCGTGGCTGTGAAGTTACGATATTTGCATCCGCATGGCATGTTTCTTGCAAGTCACCTTCGATGGCTCAAACGACTGTCCTACAGTATGAGGCACCCTGTGAGTACCCTTTATTTTGTAAGAGTTGCACGGTAAATGTCGCAGATCTCACCAAAAACCGTGATTTATAGGGCCAGTGTACGCATTAGATTGGTGCAAGACACCAGCACCTGGCCAACAATTACGACCGCGATCTGCTTTTCGTTTAGGTCTAGGCTCCCTCCTTGATAACTATCAGAACCGAATAGCCATCGTAGGCCTTCGAGACGAGCGAGTTTTGGTGGAAGATGACTACAACGATTATTCTGATTTCACGATTCTTTGCGAGACACAGCATGGGTATCCTGTTACGAATTTACAGTGGCAGCCTGCGTCAGCTATAAATTACAGTTGGTCTGGGAAAAACAATTCGGAGCTGCTGGCTACGACAGGGGATGCGTTGAGGATCTGGGAGTATACGAGTGATGGATCACCGGCGATGTCAGGTTTTGTGGGCAGGCAGCCGAGTGGAAGTGGGCACCAGCTTACGATGAAAACTGCCCTGTCTGGGGTGCGTTCCGGATATGATCATGAATTTTCATTGGTTCTGACAACTCCCTGCACAGCAATCAAAACTTCACACCCAATCAACGGGTGCACCGTTAACCAGCTTTTCCTGGAACGAACGACGGCCAAGTCTGATCGTCACTTCATCTATCGACACGACATGTACAGTTTGGAATATCGATTCTTCATCTGCTGTGACGCAGCTCATAGCGCACGACCGAGAAGTATACGACGTAGCGTGGCTTCCTGGGTCTACGGATATATTCGTATCGGTCGGCGCAGACGGTAGTCTTCGGGCGTTTGACTTGCGAAGTTTAGAACATTCAACAATCCTTTATGAAACGCCCCCACCGAAGAATCCTCCGCCACCTTCCGCTACGCCATCGAGTTCTGCTAGACCTCCTACATCCCCACTGTTGAGAATCGCTTTCAACCCAGATGACCCAAATTATATGTCGACattccacatggatagtTCAGATATCCAGATACTAGATATGCGAAGTCCAGGTGTGCCCATGATGGAGCTCAAGGCCCACCATGCTCAGATCAACACGTTGGGATGGGCGTCAGCCGATAATCCACTGTTAGCTAGTGCCAGTGAGTCGTTTGAGGTGAATTGGTGTAATGATACTAAGACCATTGTTGCAAGGTGATGATTGCCAACTTTTACTTTGGGATCTGGCGAATTACACCAAGGGTGGAACGTCTCCTCGCAGTGCAGGGTCCCGTTTAAACTCACCGAGACCTGATATGAAGAAAACGATAGTGACTGAACCTATAATGGCTTATACTGCTCCAAGCCAGATAACAAACATGGCGTGGTCACCGCCCATACAGGGGATCACCACGAATACTGGACATTCGACTGCGACCGGAGAGTGGTTGGCTATAGCTTGCGGTAGAACGATCAGAGCACTGAAGGTTTGATCATTTGAATTTTGAACAGGGTCGAAGAGACACCCATATCATCGTGTGACCGGGATACTTGTGCCCGAGTGCCTTATCTGTTTATCGTACCTCACACCAGTACCTATTCTGTGACAGTTGTATTATAATAAATTGCCATGGCGTCGAAGACCATACGGTGGAATGTCAGCTCCGAAGCACTAAGCGTAGCAAAAGGGGAAAAAATATGCCAAACCACCGATGCACATGGCCCCATCAAACCAACAAGTCCCAGCTACTTAAAATTTGGGCAAATGTATTTTTTCTTCGGTTCTCGCCCCATCCTCGACAGGTCCTCCTTCCCTTCCCGTTACAGAGAACTTTTCTCGAAATGTCGACGTTCGCCGATCCGCCCCATTCAGATGGCTTCCAAAGATCGGCTACCATACAACGGAAACCTTCGGGGTCCTCAGGTTCCATCGAAGACGAGAAACGGGGCGCCGACCCAGAAGTTGTGGTCAACAACGGTGAAGACAGAATCGATGAAGAACATCTTTCGAGCCCTACGTTCTATCAAAGATTTCGCCCTTTTATCCTGGCAGTAGTGGCAGCCGTGATTCTGGGATGGTGGATTAGCTCAATTGTGCTGAAGGCAACCCGACATCGTTGGTGCGACGTCCCTCTCGCATTTCGATGATCGATTACTCACAGTCTTATTAGGATCGTTCAGACGCTCTGGGCATGGTTCTTCCTTCTGTCAGTTATTTTTTTCACTTGTCCCACTCGGAACATTGCTGACCCCATTCTTTCATTAGTGTCATTGCCTTCAGGTTCATACCTAATCGAATCGTCACGAAACCGGTCGGTGCAGTCTGGGGAACTCTCGTTTCAGGACCTTTCTTCAAGCTTCCCTACATCACTCGTCTCGCTATCGGATGGTTGTGTTTAGTTGCTATCGTTTTTGGCTCCGCTTTCGGTTTCAAACCGCCAAATGTACGCCTTACCCTAGTGCTCCCAATTCTGCAACCGCTAATAGCTTAGGGTAGGGTTCGACCTATGTCGACCGTGTGATTTCGGTTTCCGGACTTGTCCTGTTCCAGTTATGTTTCTATGCTGCATCTAAAAGTCACAAGGATATCTCCTGGTATGTCAGTTCCACATCTATGCAACACTCTTGGCTAAAAAAAGTCGACCACAGGCCCACGGTTGTCGTTGGTCTCTTCAGTCAACAGGCAGTCGCCCTCTTTGTTCTCAAGAGCAATGCGGGTTTCTCCATCTTTAAATGGGTTGCTGACCTTGCGGCCGATTTTCTATCACAAGCCAACCCAGCTGCCCAATTCTTCTTTGATGCGGAAACAATTGGAAAACACTGGTTCTTTGTCAACACGCTCGCTGCAATCATCTTCTTCATTGCATTCGTGCAGGCTCTCTATTACCTTGGTGTCATGCAATGGGTCCTTGACAAGTTGTATGTATTACAATTTCTCCCTCTCGTGTTGAATTGCTGTTACTCACATTCTCGTAGCGCATGGTTTTTTTTTAAGATCATGAACGTTTCGGGAGCTGAGGCCGTTGTAGCCGCCGCTTCCCCCTGGATCGGTCAAGGAGAGTCGGCTTGTCTAGTCCGTCCCTACGTTGATTGTACGTACTCACGCCCATTTCCTTCCGCAATGATCTCCATTTGACGCATACCCCGAACTAGTAATGACTGACTCGGAACTTCGTACGTGAAACGCCATTTGAAACTCACTACTCACTGCTTACCGGAATCTACATATGACAGATTTGACGATGACATCTGGTTTCTCTACCATCGCCGGCTCTGTGATGATAGCCTACATCAACCTGGGTGTTCCCCCACAGAATCTGGTCACTTCATCGGTCATGAGTATACCCGCGTCAATTGCGATTAGCAAAATGCGTTTCCCTGAAACGGACGAGCCTGTCACTCGTGGGCGAGTCGTCATAGACCGGGGAGTGGAGAAGAACAAGCCTGTGAGTGCTTCAAGATCATATATATCCGTGCTCATCCACTTATCTTGATAATAGTCCAATGTCGTCCATGCATTCAGCAACGGCGCCGTCTTTGGGCTTGTCGTTGCTGGACAGATCTTGTCAGTATTACACCAGAATCGTCCCGTACTCCATTCCTGACCCTTAATCAATTAGGACCAACGTGCTGACCGTTTTGGCCCTCGTTGCCGCGTAAGTATAATCCTATCCTGCCCCCGTAACTCCCACGTTTACTCTAAGTATTCTCTAGCGTTAACGGGTTCCTCACCTGGATTGGCAAAGGCTTCGGTATCCATGCCCTCACGCTGGAGCTTATCCTGGGTTATGTTTTCTACCCGGTAACCTTTTTCCTCGGTGTCCCACGTCCAGAAATCCTCCGCGTCTCCAGACTTCTTGCTACTAAACTCGTCGCAAACGAGTTCGCAGCGTACCTCACCCTGCAGGATTTGATGAAAAGCGAAAGTCCGCTTTCATATCGTGCACATACGATCGCTACATATGCTCTTTGTGGTTTCGCAAACCTTGGTTCTCTAGGTATCCAAATTGGTGTTTTGGGTGCCATGGCTCCTTCGAAGAAGAGTGTGCTTGCTAAGATTGCTTTCTCTGCTATGATTTGTGGGTTCCTGTCGACTTTGCAGACAGCAGGTATTGCGTGAGTGTCctcgttctctttctctctgtTTTCATTCTGGCCATCTGTTATCCCTATCTGATGCTACCTTCTTCTTGTTTTCGCAGGGGTATGCTTGTATAATGAGAGCATTGACGGCTGACTAGGACTCCTAATGTAATTTCTGAATGACGTATAGCTACAATGCCACCGCACAATCAAGTTGTATGTCGAGATTCATATATATAGTCCGAAAAGGAGGTTTCGGAAGACTTCAATGTTACTTGAGTACCTTGTAATTAAGGCATTTGTAATCTGGTACCGGTAGCATCGCGCAGCGACCTTCCTTGTACAGATCGGCTAGccagaacaagaacaagataTGATTGGCTGACTACGCTACTTCAGTAACTCAGCCACTTGAGGCGTTTGAGCTTTGACGCGCCGTATCACGTGACTGGTATTGTTATCTACGCCGCCTCGTGTTGCTTTCGCTCAGGCCGTCAGGCCGTTCAACGGGTTGTCCTTCAACGGCAATGGAGACGCCCTCGGCGTCACCTCCTCAACCTCGACTTCGAATTTCTCGGTTTTCTCAGCCGTCCTTCCTTGATACAAGCCAACACACTGGTCCATCGCGGCTTACCGAATCTTATTCTCCAATTGCCAACCACTATATCCATGAAAATGACGACCACGAGAACCAAGAAGATACTCCAAAGCTTGCGGCATCTAATGTACTTCCTACCGTCAGCCTCAATGAACACAGGATCATCGGGGAAACGCCAGCAGAGCGTTTGAAGGCTCTGTTGTCTCTCGTTCCCAACGATAGCACGGTTAAAGCTCGACGTCAACTCCCTCTTCCACAAGAACCCTCCTCGACATCGACGATGGATTTGGTCGACTCAGACTCTGATGTTGCACAAGTCGGATCAGCGCACCCTAGTCTTGCCCACGAAAGCCTTAAAGCTCTGTTCTCGCGTGCTCTCCGGGACCCTGATACGCCACAAAAGAGTGTTGGTGGAAGGGcgagaaggagaaatagtATTGATACGAGCGAGGTGGAGGTCAGTCCGCGGGTAGAGAAAGTTCAAAGGGATCGAAACAGTTTCAAGGGAAAGCGAAGGAGTATGAGCGACGATGAATTGGATCCCTCATTTAGTGCGTTTATCACAGCTATCATTCCGATTTTGACTGACTTCTACCGAAGAATTCTCTCGAACCAATGATAATTTCAAGCATTCCCAAGCTTCAACGTTTCAGCTTCTGCGTGAAAGATTGTCTGGCTCAGCACTACGGGATCAGTCGATCTCTGACATTCCCTCCAGCAGTTTGTCATTCATCTCTTGCATGGAAACGAGTTTTCAGTTGACACAAAGACCCTAGGACAAGACAACAGTCTTGACAATGACAGTTTCTTACGTGACTTGAACTTGTCTCATGCACCTGCCACAAGTACACCTCGACATTCCGCTCATAATTCTCTCAAAATGTCTTTGAATTCCGAATTTCAATCCAGTAATTCCGTTTCTTTTCTCCCTCGGTACGGACTCTAACCATTCCACCTCAGACCTCCTTGACCAAGACTCTGAAATGCAGCAAGCCATGAATGCATCAAATAGCTACGAGGAATCTCAGTCCCATGAAAAGCACAGGAATTCTCAAACAACGAGTTTGAGCACACCCATTAACCGAAGAGGGGCGGGTGAGTGCAATGCCAGCTTGTCTTCTTCACTGTCATTGAATTTCTGGCAGATTTACACAACGAAGTCCAAGGTTTTCCTCACCCGTCCGATAGCAAGTTGCACCAAGTCTCTCCTTCGCACCACAGGTACACGGATTCGAAACATAGCCCTTCTCTTCATGCTTTCCCGCGAAGTACCTCACCCGCGGTACACGCTGAGGCATCGTCCTCGCGCTCCAGGACCAAGTCTGATGCCATGCATGGACGAGAACACCACTGGAATCGTCATCAAACGAAACCCGCAACACCCGATTTGAAACATCGACACTCTCTACATAGTCCGGGGCTGCGAGGCTCTTCGCCTGCCGTTCATTCGGAGTCCAGGCGTACCTTGTCTCGTCATGGGAGTAGCACATCCATTGGTAGTGCCGGTAGCCTTGATGATAATGCATCGCAGTCGGGTTCAGTCGGGTCTCAGTCAGAATGTGAGTGCAAGCTAGTTTTTTACTTCTCGTGACTGAGACGATCGTTTTAGATCGGGAATTACTCAAACAGCGAACGATAGACAGCCACGGACGAGAACGGGAATGGAATAAAACTCGACCTCGAACAAATTCCACTGCTAGTGTCAACAGTCTAAACGATCGCACACATACACACAGTATACCTTCTCGACCTAGTTCTCGGCTCTCcgtttcttctccatcatTTCACCATCGACACCGCTCATCCTCCAGAACTGGCTCTCCAACGAGCTCTAATATGAGTGTAGACTCTGAATTTGAGCGAGAAAAAGAAATACAGCATGAGATAGACCATGAACGTGAGAGAAATTGGAATTCACCTCGACCTCACTGGGACAACGTCCGGAGTCGTACCAACTCAGACGCCTCTATCCCCTCCTCGCCGTCACCCGTTCCTACCACTCCTACCATACCTTCttacctccacaaatcaacgaATAGCTTTAGGCTACGTGCTGAGAGTTTAAAGGATAAGGCTCGTTCACCCGGGCAGACACAACCACCTAGTGTTTCACCGCCATCAATACCACGACTCTCCTCGCGCCCGTC is a window from the Marasmius oreades isolate 03SP1 chromosome 6, whole genome shotgun sequence genome containing:
- a CDS encoding uncharacterized protein (BUSCO:EOG09262J7K), whose protein sequence is MAQTTVLQYEAPWPVYALDWCKTPAPGQQLRPRSAFRLGLGSLLDNYQNRIAIVGLRDERVLVEDDYNDYSDFTILCETQHGYPVTNLQWQPASAINYSWSGKNNSELLATTGDALRIWEYTSDGSPAMSGFVGRQPSGSGHQLTMKTALSGQSKLHTQSTGAPLTSFSWNERRPSLIVTSSIDTTCTVWNIDSSSAVTQLIAHDREVYDVAWLPGSTDIFVSVGADGSLRAFDLRSLEHSTILYETPPPKNPPPPSATPSSSARPPTSPLLRIAFNPDDPNYMSTFHMDSSDIQILDMRSPGVPMMELKAHHAQINTLGWASADNPLLASASDDCQLLLWDLANYTKGGTSPRSAGSRLNSPRPDMKKTIVTEPIMAYTAPSQITNMAWSPPIQGITTNTGHSTATGEWLAIACGRTIRALKV